The Malus domestica chromosome 06, GDT2T_hap1 genome has a segment encoding these proteins:
- the LOC103428301 gene encoding homeobox-leucine zipper protein HAT5-like, whose protein sequence is MAGGRVYGGGSSSGLSALFQNQRGSERLDSLFLSGSSNSSSASFLGSRSMVSFEDVRGGSGSNRSLFRQFEHEDNGDDDLDEYLHQPGKKRRLTADQVQFLEKSFDVENKLEPERKVLLAKDLGLQPRQVAIWFQNRRARWKTKQLEKDYEELQANYNNLKANCESLSKENDKLKAEVTVLSDKLHLKEKERGNSELSDTNRLSQEPPQKPIADTVSEGEVSKVSAVASKQEDLSSGRSDIFDSDSSHYTDGVHSSLLEPGDSSYAFEPEQSDLSQDEEDNFTKSMLPPYIFPKIEDVDYSDTPANSCNYAFPVEDHAFWSWSY, encoded by the exons ATGGCCGGTGGGAGGGTCTACGGCGGCGGAAGTTCGTCCGGCCTGAGTGCTTTGTTTCAGAACCAGAGGGGTTCTGAGCGTCTTGATTCTCTATTCCTTTCTGGGTCATCAAATTCTTCGTCTGCTTCTTTTCTCG GTTCAAGATCGATGGTGAGTTTCGAAGATGTTCGTGGAGGAAGTGGATCAAATAGGTCATTGTTCCGCCAGTTTGAGCACGAAGATAACGGGGACGATGACTTGGATGAGTATCTCCATCAACCTGGGAAGAAGAGGCGGCTAACCGCTGATCAAGTCCAGTTTCTCGAAAAAAGCTTTGACGTGGAAAACAAACTGGAACCGGAGAGGAAAGTCCTGCTTGCAAAGGACCTTGGCTTGCAGCCTCGGCAGGTTGCGATATGGTTCCAGAACCGCCGGGCAAGGTGGAAGACAAAACAGCTTGAGAAGGATTATGAGGAGTTGCAAGCCAACTACAATAATCTCAAGGCTAATTGTGAAAGCCTTTCCAAAGAGAACGATAAACTAAAGGCCGAG GTTACTGTCCTCTCAGACAAGCTGCATctcaaagagaaagagaggggaAATTCAGAACTATCTGATACCAACAGATTATCTCAAGAACCGCCGCAGAAGCCAATTGCTGACACGGTCTCTGAAGGCGAAGTATCTAAAGTCTCAGCTGTGGCCTCTAAGCAGGAAGATCTTAGTTCAGGCAGGAGTGATATATTTGATTCAGACAGCTCACACTACACGGATGGAGTTCACTCTTCACTCTTGGAGCCTGGTGATTCTTCGTATGCTTTCGAACCTGAACAATCTGACCTTTCCCAAGATGAAGAAGATAACTTTACCAAAAGCATGCTGCCTCCATACATCTTCCCAAAGATTGAAGATGTTGATTACTCCGATACACCTGCGAATTCATGTAATTACGCATTCCCGGTGGAAGATCATGCCTTTTGGTCCTGGTCTTACTAA
- the LOC103438161 gene encoding uncharacterized protein, with protein sequence MTTGQVQLISVLKACPNFAAAGGSISPCTSPTTLVGPPELKLPTSPPPPPRLHSEYKRAWARTPSAAKSRFRSFGNPFLDIFFHAVGDTPTIRKYLKQLLPFAWSHNPLTTLKVICSLQRSCFTARLFHTAAFWLHQNHPKTLAENVAAFAEPGKFEELLEVLYRNVDVNGEGMRRMVRTREYEYHLELIQEKVDCGGRISSNKRKEMMDMARKAVEMYERDPNYQLLHERVSDLYAECLKSDIQNLKEYEKEKMADAVELRLTTAARWCPSVDSYYDRATLLCESIARKVFLREKCSQGVSVEEEADYGFRVREQLMNEVLEPLRRFMKQCLYDDDFPRERRSHAVKKYWMDIKAGKSKIEASAMRPDEIICHANNRNFEQLADPQWKAMVEEIYLKQGKLKNCLAVCDVSGRMCGHPMNVSLGLGLLVSELSEEPWKGKVFTFSRDPQLLTIQGDDLKSKCVFMRRMDNQDWHGDVDFQKVFDLILDVAANENLKPEQMIKRLYVFTCFQDFDDASVNNWKTDYKAIQRKFKEKGYGDVVPQIVYWDMNDDDLIPWVRYAEQGVSRMSGDCNEFVQFLLDNGVFGPDHVMEAAFSGGQFQSLAVVD encoded by the coding sequence ATGACGACAGGGCAAGTGCAACTCATCTCCGTTCTCAAAGCGTGCCCAAACTTTGCCGCCGCCGGTGGCAGCATTTCTCCATGCACAAGTCCTACAACTCTTGTTGGTCCTCCAGAGCTCAAACTGCCAACCTCACCACCACCTCCGCCTCGACTTCATTCAGAATACAAACGGGCTTGGGCTCGCACCCCCTCAGCGGCCAAGAGCCGCTTCCGCTCCTTCGGTAACCCCTTCCTTGATATCTTTTTCCATGCCGTAGGAGACACCCCCACCATTCGTAAGTATCTGAAGCAACTGCTTCCGTTCGCCTGGTCCCACAATCCCCTAACCACCCTCAAGGTCATTTGTTCTCTACAAAGGAGCTGTTTCACTGCCAGATTGTTTCACACCGCGGCATTCTGGCTCCACCAGAACCACCCCAAAACCCTAGCAGAAAACGTGGCGGCTTTTGCTGAACCAGGAAAGTTTGAAGAACTTCTCGAGGTTCTGTACCGGAATGTAGATGTAAATGGCGAGGGGATGAGGAGAATGGTGAGGACTCGTGAGTACGAATACCATCTGGAATTGATACAGGAAAAAGTAGACTGCGGCGGGCGTATTAGTAGTAATAAGAGAAAGGAGATGATGGACATGGCCAGGAAGGCTGTTGAGATGTACGAGCGCGACCCGAATTATCAGTTATTACACGAGCGGGTTTCGGATCTTTATGCTGAGTGCTTGAAGTCtgatattcaaaatttgaaagaatATGAGAAGGAAAAGATGGCTGATGCCGTGGAGTTGAGGTTGACCACGGCGGCAAGGTGGTGCCCTTCCGTTGATTCCTACTACGATCGCGCCACTTTGCTCTGCGAGAGCATTGCGAGGAAAGTTTTCCTCCGAGAGAAATGCTCACAAGGAGTTAGTGTTGAGGAGGAGGCTGATTATGGGTTTAGAGTCCGAGAGCAGTTGATGAATGAGGTTTTGGAGCCCTTGAGGAGGTTCATGAAGCAATGCCTCTATGATGATGATTTTCCAAGAGAGAGGAGGTCCCATGCGGTTAAGAAGTACTGGATGGATATCAAAGCCGGTAAGTCCAAGATTGAGGCAAGTGCTATGCGTCCCGATGAGATCATATGCCATGCGAATAACCGCAACTTCGAGCAACTGGCTGACCCTCAGTGGAAGGCAATGGTGGAGGAGATCTATTTAAAGCAGGGCAAGTTGAAGAACTGCTTGGCTGTGTGTGACGTCTCAGGAAGGATGTGTGGGCACCCCATGAATGTATCCTTAGGTTTGGGACTATTGGTGTCTGAACTGAGTGAGGAGCCATGGAAAGGAAAGGTCTTCACTTTCAGTCGAGACCCTCAGCTACTTACGATACAAGGCGATGATCTTAAGTCCAAGTGCGTGTTTATGAGGAGGATGGACAATCAAGACTGGCACGGTGACGTTGATTTTCAGAAGGTGTTTGATTTGATTCTCGATGTGGCTGCGAATGAGAATTTGAAGCCAGAGCAAATGATCAAAAGGCTATATGTCTTCACCTGTTTTCAAGATTTTGATGATGCTTCGGTGAATAATTGGAAGACTGATTACAAGGCAATACAGAGAAAGTTTAAAGAGAAAGGGTACGGGGATGTGGTGCCACAGATAGTGTACTGGGATATGAATGACGACGATCTTATCCCATGGGTGCGCTATGCAGAACAAGGGGTGTCCAGGATGAGTGGGGACTGCAACGAATTTGTCCAGTTCCTTTTGGACAACGGGGTTTTTGGTCCCGACCATGTCATGGAAGCAGCCTTCTCTGGCGGACAATTTCAAAGCTTGGCTGTAGTCGACTGA
- the LOC114825408 gene encoding uncharacterized protein — protein MAVSTAASSATCNLNHTSNFLSSKPHFSFISGSSRNFPAKSRPSTIVSMAPQKKVNKLDGGWEKKWYGAGIFYEGAEEVEVDVFKKLEKRKVLSNVEKAGLLSKAEQLGVTLSSIEKLGLFSKAEELGLLSLLEKVAGFSPAALASASLPILVAAVVAVVVIPDDSTALVAVQAVVAGVLGAGAAGLLVGSVVLDGLQEAD, from the exons ATGGCGGTCAGTACTGCAGCATCTTCAGCTACCTgcaatctcaaccacacaagcAACTTCCTCTCCTCCAAACCCCACTTCAGTTTCATTTCTGGTTCATCCCGCAACTTCCCCGCCAAATCAAGGCCCTCAACAATCGTTTCCATGGCGCCCCAAAAGAAG GTGAACAAGCTCGACGGCGGCTGGGAGAAGAAGTGGTACGGAGCGGGAATCTTCTACGAAGGGGCGGAGGAAGTGGAAGTCGACGTCTTCAAGAAGCTGGAGAAGCGGAAGGTCCTCAGCAACGTCGAGAAGGCGGGGCTTTTGTCCAAGGCGGAGCAGCTCGGGGTGACCCTGTCGTCGATTGAGAAATTGGGGCTGTTTTCGAAGGCGGAGGAACTCGGGCTCCTCAGCCTGCTCGAGAAGGTGGCTGGATTCTCCCCAGCCGCCTTGGCATCGGCGTCGCTGCCCATATTGGTGGCGGCTGTGGTGGCGGTCGTGGTTATACCGGATGACTCGACGGCCCTGGTGGCGGTGCAGGCTGTGGTGGCGGGCGTGCTTGGGGCTGGCGCTGCTGGATTGTTAGTTGGGTCAGTTGTCTTGGATGGCTTGCAAGAAGCTGATTAA
- the LOC103438162 gene encoding uncharacterized protein yields the protein MKTGQVQLLSVLKACQSYVSNLSQLTRSAAARTPLVGPPELKLPVTSQLSLPQPQLAHQPSPTPSAKEVPYSFGNPCHNLYFHVVGNEPESHEHLNQLLPEAWSHNPLTTLKLIGNLLDNHRLTGKGYDELFYTAAFWLYQNHPKTLAHNVVPIVGSLGAFENILEVLYGIVDVNAKSKRTSREHDCYFEYINLIQEKAGDTGTKRCIAMARNAVDMYERDPNYQLLHERVSDVYAECLKCDIQNLKEYEKQKLDNDNDPKDSEVLELTSAAKWCPSVDSFFDRATLICESIAKKVFPRQEFVEGVSVEEEANYVSRVRERLMSEVLEPLRAAIAKGYKDNTRRWQRLTPKSKFVQTDFPNDFNPRVSRSAIVKYLEDVKAGGKSKIEAGAMLPDEIISNVHDHNYGQLAEHQWKAMVEEIFLKEGKWKSCLAVCDVSGRMCGNPMNVSLGLGLLVSELGEEPWKGKVFTFSRNPQLLTIQGDGLKSRCTFMRMMDNQDWDGETDFQKVFDLILNVALNENLKPEQMIKRVYVFTSDQDFDDASGGSWNTDYEAIQRKYKEKGYGDVVPRIVFWDLNDDKYPMALPAEQGVATLAGYSKKFFKFFLDNDGDIGPDHVVEAAISGERYQNLAVVD from the coding sequence ATGAAAACTGGGCAAGTGCAGCTCCTTTCTGTTCTGAAAGCATGCCAAAGCTATGTGAGCAATCTCTCACAACTCACAAGATCGGCGGCTGCTCGGACGCCTCTCGTCGGTCCTCCGGAGCTCAAACTACCGGTAACATCACAACTGTCACTGCCACAACCCCAATTAGCACACCAACCCAGCCCAACCCCCTCCGCGAAGGAGGTCCCGTACTCCTTCGGTAACCCCTGCCACAATCTCTATTTCCACGTGGTAGGCAACGAACCTGAGAGCCATGAGCATCTGAACCAACTGCTTCCGGAGGCCTGGTCCCACAATCCCCTAACCACCCTTAAGCTCATCGGTAACCTGCTAGACAACCACCGCCTAACTGGAAAAGGCTACGACGAATTGTTTTACACGGCAGCGTTTTGGCTCTACCAGAACCACCCCAAAACCCTAGCGCACAACGTGGTGCCGATCGTCGGGTCTTTGGGGGCTTTCGAAAACATTCTTGAGGTTCTTTACGGCATTGTAGATGTCAATGCCAAGAGCAAGAGGACATCGAGGGAACACGATTGCTATTTTGAGTACATAAACTTGATACAGGAGAAGGCAGGCGACACGGGGACTAAAAGATGTATCGCGATGGCTAGAAATGCTGTCGACATGTATGAGCGTGACCCCAATTATCAATTGTTACACGAGAGGGTTTCGGATGTTTACGCTGAGTGCTTGAAATGTGATATCCAAAATTTGAAGGAATATGAGAAGCAGAAGCTGGATAATGACAATGATCCTAAGGACTCCGAGGTGTTGGAGTTAACCTCTGCAGCGAAATGGTGCCCTTCGGTTGATTCTTTCTTTGATCGCGCGACTTTGATATGCGAGAGCATTGCAAAGAAGGTGTTCCCGCGACAGGAATTCGTAGAGGGTGTTAGTGTTGAGGAGGAGGCAAATTATGTGTCCAGGGTCCGAGAGAGGCTGATGAGTGAGGTTTTGGAGCCTTTGAGGGCAGCCATAGCGAAAGGCTATAAAGATAATACTCGAAGATGGCAAAGGTTAACCCCGAAGAGCAAGTTTGTGCAGACGGACTTTCCAAATGATTTTAATCCAAGAGTGTCAAGGTCAGCAATTGTTAAGTATTTGGAGGATGTCAAAGCTGGAGGCAAGTCGAAGATTGAAGCAGGTGCCATGCTTCCAGATGAGATCATAAGCAATGTGCACGACCACAATTATGGGCAACTGGCTGAGCATCAGTGGAAGGCAATGGTGGAGGAGATCTTTTTAAAAGAGGGGAAGTGGAAAAGCTGCTTGGCTGTGTGTGACGTCTCCGGAAGGATGTGTGGTAACCCCATGAATGTGTCATTGGGTTTGGGACTGTTGGTGTCTGAACTGGGTGAAGAGCCATGGAAAGGAAAGGTCTTCACTTTTAGTCGAAACCCTCAACTACTTACCATACAAGGGGATGGTCTTAAGTCCAGGTGCACGTTCATGAGGATGATGGACAACCAGGACTGGGATGGCGAAACTGATTTTCAGAAGGTGTTTGATTTGATTCTGAACGTGGCTCTGAATGAGAATTTGAAGCCAGAGCAAATGATCAAGAGGGTGTATGTGTTCACCAGCGACCAAGATTTTGATGATGCTTCGGGCGGTAGCTGGAACACAGATTATGAGGCAATACAAAGAAAGTACAAGGAGAAAGGGTACGGAGATGTGGTGCCACGCATAGTGTTTTGGGATCTGAACGATGACAAGTATCCTATGGCACTTCCTGCAGAACAAGGGGTGGCCACATTGGCTGGCTACTCCAAGAAATTTTTCAAGTTCTTCTTGGACAATGATGGGGATATTGGGCCCGACCATGTCGTGGAAGCAGCCATCTCTGGCGAACGGTACCAAAATCTGGCTGTAGTGGACTAA
- the LOC139196934 gene encoding uncharacterized protein, whose protein sequence is MKTGQVQLISVLKACLGSVRNVSHLTRIVVALTPLVGPPEIKLPVTSQPPLPQLHIAHKAASNAGVAKKPASFGNPCLDLYFHVKPYSYGTAFKHLNRLLPLAWSHDPLTTLKLVCNLVEGGYDSSGKGEDELFYTAAFWLYQNHPKTLACNVAPIADSFGNFEHILEMLLEIVDGEDENAKRRRLNRGRSYKIKFEDLVQKKIGKRKTVQIAKAKKNLKKYEQQQLDNAYDLTQWKLELTPTSRWCPSIDCFFDRATLLCESIAMKVFPREECEKDVSDQEEEADYASRVQERLMDEVLMPLRKFMNSGYSHDFPAERRSDVVKEYMNDVNDAGESEIEADAMFPHEIIRYVNYRNFAELVDPRWKAMVEEIYVKQGKLKNCLAVCDVSGRMVGRPMNVSLGLGLLVSELSEEPWKGKVFTFSRNPQLLSIQGDDLKSKCRFMRRMDNQDWDGDTNFLKVFDLILEVAVNANLKPDQMIKKLYVFTSDQDFDDACGRSWRTDYEAIQRKFKEKGYGDVVPHIVFWDLTGDKYVPVAWCTQHGVTAMRGYSKDFVECFLDNDGVVGPDQVMEAVISDEQFQNLVVVD, encoded by the exons ATGAAAACGGGGCAAGTGCAACTCATCTCTGTCCTCAAAGCATGTCTAGGCTCTGTGCGCAATGTCTCACATCTCACAAGAATCGTGGTTGCTCTGACACCTCTTGTCGGTCCTCCGGAGATCAAACTACCGGTAACCTCACAACCACCGCTGCCACAACTCCATATAGCACACAAAGCCGCTTCCAACGCTGGGGTGGCCAAGAAACCGGCCTCATTTGGTAACCCCTGCCTTGATCTCTATTTTCATGTGAAACCATACAGCTATGGGACAGCCTTTAAGCATCTGAACCGGCTGCTCCCGCTCGCTTGGTCCCATGATCCTCTGACCACCCTGAAGCTCGTCTGTAACCTAGTAGAAGGAGGTTACGACTCCTCTGGAAAAGGTGAAGATGAGTTGTTTTACACGGCAGCGTTTTGGCTGTACCAAAACCACCCCAAAACCCTAGCGTGCAACGTTGCGCCAATTGCCGATTCGTTTGGGAATTTTGAACACATTTTAGAGATGTTGCTCGAGATTGTAGACGGCGAAGATGAAAATGCCAAGAGGAGGAGGTTGAATAGGGGGAGAAGCTATAAAATCAAATTCGAGGACTTGGTTCAGAAAAAAATAGGCAAAAGAAAAACTGTGCAGATTGCCAAGGCCAAGAAG AATTTGAAGAAATACGAGCAGCAGCAGTTGGACAATGCTTATGATCTTACACAGTGGAAGTTGGAGTTAACCCCGACTTCAAGGTGGTGCCCTTCTATTGATTGCTTCTTTGATCGCGCCACTTTACTCTGCGAAAGCATTGCGATGAAGGTTTTCCCGCGAGAGGAATGCGAAAAAGATGTTTCTGACCAGGAGGAGGAGGCTGATTACGCGTCCAGAGTCCAAGAGCGGCtgatggatgaggttttgatgCCGTTGAGGAAGTTCATGAACTCAGGCTATTCGCATGATTTTCCAGCAGAGAGAAGGTCTGATGTGGTTAAGGAGTATATGAACGATGTCAATGATGCTGGCGAGTCTGAGATTGAGGCAGATGCTATGTTTCCACATGAGATCATACGCTATGTGAACTACCGCAATTTTGCGGAACTGGTTGACCCTCGGTGGAAGGCAATGGTGGAGGAAATATATGTAAAGCAGGGCAAGTTGAAGAACTGCTTGGCTGTGTGTGACGTCTCCGGAAGGATGGTTGGGCGCCCCATGAATGTGTCATTGGGTTTGGGACTTTTAGTGTCTGAACTTAGTGAAGAGCCGTGGAAAGGAAAGGTATTCACTTTTAGTCGAAACCCTCAGCTACTTTCGATACAAGGCGATGATCTTAAGTCCAAGTGCAGGTTTATGAGGAGGATGGACAATCAGGACTGGGACGGTGACACTAATTTTCTAAAGGTGTTTGATTTGATTCTGGAAGTGGCAGTGAATGCGAACTTGAAGCCGGACCAAATGATCAAGAAGTTGTATGTGTTCACTAGTGACCAAGACTTTGATGATGCTTGCGGCCGTAGCTGGAGGACTGATTACGAGGCTATACAGAGAAAGTTTAAGGAGAAAGGGTATGGAGATGTGGTGCCACACATAGTGTTTTGGGATCTAACCGGTGACAAGTATGTCCCTGTGGCGTGGTGTACACAACATGGGGTGACCGCTATGAGAGGGTACTCCAAGGATTTTGTCGAGTGCTTCTTGGACAATGACGGTGTTGTTGGCCCCGACCAGGTCATGGAAGCTGTCATCTCTGATGAGCAGTTTCAAAATCTGGTTGTTGTGGACTGA